Proteins encoded together in one Procambarus clarkii isolate CNS0578487 chromosome 11, FALCON_Pclarkii_2.0, whole genome shotgun sequence window:
- the LOC138363618 gene encoding uncharacterized protein → MWKLGRWSPQLVWRLLPSARVEITSLSSCGDYFPQLVWRLLPSARVEITSLSSYGDYFPHRVWRLLPSARVENASLSSCGDYFPQFTSGTVDVDISVMVIVNVSVMLTFDIGVMVTADIVVIVTADIGVKVTADIGVIVTTNIDVMVIIDIGVIMIIDIGAMVTADIGVMVTVGIGVMVIVDIHVMVTADIGVMVTADIHVMVTVDIGEMVTVDIHVMVTFNVGVMMTVDIGVMVTVDIGVIVTADIRVMVTVDFGVIVTVNVSVMVTVDIHVMVTVDIHVMVTVDIHVMVTVDIHVMVTVDIHVMVTVDIHVMVTVGIHVMVTVDIHVMVAVDIHVMVTVDIHVMVAVDIHVMVTVGIHVMVTVDIHVMVTVDIGVMVTVNVSVMVTINIGVMVTGNVSVMVTVDIGVMVTGNVSVMVTVDIGVMVAVNIDVMVTGNVSVIVTVDIGVMVAVNIGVMVTVDIGVMVTVNVCLMRLLTFCDGNCFHWCDGDC, encoded by the coding sequence ATGTGGAAGCTGGGGAGATGGTCGCCTCAGCTCGTGTGGAGATTACTTCCCTCAGCTCGTGTGGAAATTACTTCCCTCAGCTCGTGTGGAGATTACTTCCCTCAGCTCGTGTGGAGATTACTTCCCTCAGCTCGTGTGGAGATTACTTCGCTCAGCTCGTATGGAGATTACTTCCCTCACAGAGTGTGGAGATTACTTCCCTCAGCTCGTGTGGAGAATGCTTCCCTCAGCTCGTGTGGAGATTACTTCCCTCAGTTTACCTCTGGCACTGTTGATGTTGACATTAGTGTGATGGTGATTGTTAACGTTAGTGTGATGTTGACATTTGACATTGGTGTGATGGTGACTGCTGACATTGTTGTGATAGTGACTGCTGACATTGGTGTGAAGGTGACTGCTGACATTGGTGTGATAGTGACCACTAACATTGATGTGATGGTGATTATTGACATTGGTGTGATAATGATTATTGACATTGGTGCGATGGTGACCGCTGACATTGGTGTGATGGTCACAGTTGGCATTGGTGTGATGGTGATTGTTGACATTCATGTGATGGTGACTGCTGACATTGGTGTGATGGTGACCGCTGACATTCATGTGATGGTGACTGTTGACATTGGTGAGATGGTGACGGTTGATATTCATGTGATGGTGACTTTTAACGTTGGTGTAATGATGACCGTTGACATTGGTGTGATGGTGACTGTTGATATTGGTGTGATAGTGACTGCTGACATTCGTGTGATGGTGACTGTTGACTTTGGTGTGATTGTGACTGTTAACGTTAGTGTGATGGTGACTGTTGACATTCATGTGATGGTGACTGTTGACATTCATGTGATGGTGACTGTTGACATTCATGTGATGGTGACTGTTGACATTCATGTGATGGTGACTGTTGACATTCATGTGATGGTGACTGTTGACATTCATGTGatggtgactgttggcattcatgtgatggtgactgttgacattcatgtgatggtggctgttgacattcatgtgatggtgactgttgacattcatgtgatggtggctgttgacatTCATGTTatggtgactgttggcattcatgTGATGGTGACTGTTGACATTCATGTGATGGTAACTGTTGACATTGGTGTGATGGTGACTGTTAACGTGAGTGTGATGGTGACTATTAACATTGGTGTGATGGTGACTGGTAACGTTAGTGTGATGGTGACTGTTGACATTGGTGTGATGGTGACTGGTAACGTTAGTGTGATGGTGACTGTTGACATTGGTGTGATGGTGGCTGTTAACATTGATGTGATGGTGACTGGTAACGTTAGTGTGATAGTGACTGTTGACATTGGTGTGATGGTGGCTGTTAACATTGGTGTGATGGTGACTGTTGACATTGGTGTGATGGTGACTGTTAACGTTTGTTTGATGAGACTGTTAACGTTTTGTGATGGTAACTGTTTTCATTGGTGTGATGGTGACTGTTGA